A single region of the Lycium barbarum isolate Lr01 chromosome 2, ASM1917538v2, whole genome shotgun sequence genome encodes:
- the LOC132626226 gene encoding leucine-rich repeat protein 1-like, producing the protein MRFVAVTFLVGAISSISVESNSEGDALYAWKTYLTDPNNVLQSWDPTLNNPCTWFHVTCNGQNSIIRVDLGAANLSGTLVPQLGMLSNLQYLYVSNNSISGEIPSQLGNLTKLVSLGLENNQLNSQIPSSLGNLKSLRWMKLNSNKLSGEIPISVLKLIYWRNLQLLNVSDNQLAGTVHHIN; encoded by the exons ATGAGGTTCGTTGCTGTAACGTTCCTGGTTGGTGCTATTAGCAGTATATCTGTAGAAAGCAACTCTGAAG GTGACGCTCTTTATGCATGGAAAACTTACCTGACAGACCCCAACAATGTGCTTCAAAGCTGGGATCCAACGTTAAACAATCCTTGCACATGGTTTCATGTCACCTGCAACGGCCAAAATAGTATTATAAGAGT GGACCTAGGTGCTGCTAACCTCTCTGGGACTCTGGTACCTCAATTGGGAATGCTAAGCAATCTTCAATACTT GTATGTTTCAAATAATTCAATTAGCGGAGAAATCCCAAGTCAATTGGGGAACTTGACAAAGCTAGTGAGCTTGGGTCTGGAAAATAACCAGCTGAATAGTCAAATTCCATCTTCTCTTGGCAATTTAAAATCCCTACGATGGAT GAA ATTGAACAGTAATAAATTATCAGGGGAAATTCCAATCTCGGTCTTGAAGCTCATCTACTGGAGAAATTTGCAGCTACT GAATGTGTCCGATAATCAATTGGCAGGGACTGTCCACCACATTAACTAA